One Leifsonia shinshuensis DNA window includes the following coding sequences:
- a CDS encoding HPr family phosphocarrier protein, with product MTQRTATVASASGLHARPAKLFVTAVQEKGIPVTIAAGDGPDLNAGSILSLMGLAASKGTVVTLKSDAPGAEVALDELVALLETDLDAE from the coding sequence ATGACCCAGCGCACCGCCACCGTCGCCAGCGCCTCCGGGCTCCACGCCCGCCCCGCCAAGCTGTTCGTCACCGCCGTCCAGGAGAAGGGCATCCCGGTGACCATCGCCGCCGGCGACGGCCCCGACCTCAATGCGGGCAGCATCCTCTCCCTGATGGGGCTCGCCGCGAGCAAGGGAACCGTCGTGACCCTGAAGTCGGACGCCCCTGGCGCTGAGGTCGCACTGGACGAGCTCGTCGCCCTCCTGGAGACCGATCTCGACGCCGAGTAG
- the argS gene encoding arginine--tRNA ligase, which yields MTPDDLSAALLAIVTTVVSRRREADESIQELTITAEDIPLERPKNREHGDWSSNVAMRLAKRLGANPRELATEIAEGADGIEGVASAEVAGPGFINFRLEAAAAGKLAQTIVEAGDAYGRGDLYDGLLVNLEFVSANPTGPIHLGGARWAAVGDSLARILQAAGADVTREYYFNDHGSQIDRFARSLLAAYLGEATPEDGYGGAYIGEIAAEVATRAAADPEIGDLAALSREQQQEVFRGLGTELMFQEIKNRLHAFGVDFDVYFHEDSLHESGAVERAIERLDELGHIFEADGAIWLRTTTFGDDRDRVVVRSNGEPAYISGDLGYYLDKRERGFEQNIIMLGADHHGYIGRLMAMVEAFGDEPHVNLQILIGQMVNLVKDGEPVRMSKRAGTIVTLDDLVDAVGVDAARYSLVRSSTDSQLDIDLDLLTKRSNENPVYYVQYAHARTRSVAANAAKSGVDRSVFKPELLTHETESALLGGLQEFPRVIAQAAELREPHRVARYIEELAGLYHAWYAVRDGSTRVLPHGDEPITDAHRTRLWLNDATGQVVRNGLALVGVSAPERM from the coding sequence ATGACTCCCGATGACCTCTCCGCCGCCCTGCTCGCCATCGTGACGACCGTGGTGAGCCGCCGACGCGAGGCCGACGAGAGCATCCAGGAGCTCACGATCACCGCGGAGGACATCCCGCTGGAGCGCCCGAAGAACCGCGAGCACGGCGACTGGTCGTCCAACGTCGCGATGCGGCTCGCCAAGCGGCTCGGCGCCAACCCGCGCGAGCTCGCGACCGAGATCGCCGAGGGCGCGGACGGCATCGAGGGCGTCGCGTCCGCCGAGGTCGCCGGTCCCGGCTTCATCAACTTCCGCCTGGAGGCCGCGGCCGCCGGCAAGCTCGCCCAGACGATCGTGGAGGCCGGCGACGCCTACGGCCGCGGCGACCTCTACGACGGCCTTCTGGTCAACCTGGAGTTCGTCTCCGCGAACCCGACCGGCCCGATCCACCTCGGCGGCGCCCGCTGGGCGGCCGTCGGCGACAGCCTCGCCCGCATCCTGCAGGCCGCGGGCGCCGACGTCACCCGCGAGTACTACTTCAACGACCACGGCTCGCAGATCGACCGCTTCGCGCGCAGCCTCCTCGCCGCCTACCTCGGCGAGGCGACGCCGGAGGACGGCTACGGCGGCGCCTACATCGGCGAGATCGCGGCCGAGGTCGCGACCCGCGCCGCGGCCGACCCGGAGATCGGCGACCTGGCCGCGCTGTCGCGCGAGCAGCAGCAGGAGGTCTTCCGCGGCCTCGGCACCGAGCTGATGTTCCAGGAGATCAAGAACCGGCTGCACGCGTTCGGCGTCGACTTCGACGTCTACTTCCACGAGGACTCCCTGCACGAGTCCGGCGCCGTGGAGCGCGCCATCGAGCGTCTCGACGAGCTCGGCCACATCTTCGAGGCCGACGGCGCGATCTGGCTGCGCACCACGACCTTCGGCGACGACCGCGACCGCGTCGTCGTTCGCTCGAACGGCGAGCCCGCCTACATCTCCGGCGACCTCGGCTACTACCTCGATAAGCGCGAGCGCGGCTTCGAGCAGAACATCATCATGCTCGGCGCCGACCACCACGGCTACATCGGCCGGCTGATGGCGATGGTGGAGGCGTTCGGCGACGAGCCGCACGTCAACCTCCAGATCCTGATCGGCCAGATGGTCAACCTGGTCAAGGACGGCGAGCCGGTCCGGATGTCCAAGCGCGCCGGCACCATCGTCACGCTCGACGACCTGGTCGACGCCGTCGGCGTGGACGCGGCCCGCTACTCGCTGGTGCGCTCCTCGACCGACTCGCAGCTCGACATCGACCTCGACCTGCTCACCAAGCGCAGCAACGAGAACCCCGTCTACTACGTGCAGTACGCGCACGCCCGCACCCGCTCGGTGGCCGCGAACGCCGCCAAGTCGGGCGTCGACCGCAGCGTCTTCAAGCCGGAACTGCTCACGCACGAGACCGAGAGCGCCCTGCTCGGCGGCCTCCAGGAGTTCCCTCGCGTGATCGCCCAGGCCGCGGAGCTGCGCGAGCCGCACCGCGTCGCGCGCTACATCGAGGAGCTCGCCGGGCTGTACCACGCCTGGTACGCCGTGCGCGACGGATCCACCCGCGTCCTGCCGCACGGCGACGAGCCGATCACCGACGCCCACCGCACCCGCCTCTGGCTGAACGACGCGACCGGCCAGGTCGTCCGCAACGGCCTGGCGCTGGTGGGGGTGTCCGCTCCGGAGCGGATGTGA
- the rlmC gene encoding 23S rRNA (uracil(747)-C(5))-methyltransferase RlmC, translating into MDCSYFDAGVCRSCTLMGVPYAEQLAGKDRHSRELLAPFGDAAWLPPVASAESGYRNKAKMVVSGTVDAPTIGILDEAGRGVDLRECGICAPGVRAALPVLADFVTRARIEPYSVPDRRGELKYVLVTLSPDDELMVRFVVRSEVAVGRIRALLPELLAALPNARVVTANLQPEHKAVVEGDREIVLTAESSLVMRVGGIPLRLRPQSFFQTNTAVAEALYAQVAAWVDEVSPASVWDLYCGVGGFALNVAAPGRRVVGVETSTEAVRSARATASAAGLPLVAFRAGDATGFALSAKTAPELVIVNPPRRGIGAELSGWLEGSGVPHVVYSSCNPKSLAHDLARMPSYRIRTGRVLDMFPQTGHQEVAVLLDRV; encoded by the coding sequence ATGGACTGCTCGTACTTCGACGCCGGCGTGTGCCGCTCGTGCACGCTGATGGGCGTCCCCTACGCCGAGCAGCTGGCCGGCAAGGACCGGCACTCCCGCGAACTCCTGGCGCCGTTCGGCGATGCGGCCTGGCTGCCGCCGGTCGCGAGCGCCGAGTCCGGCTATCGCAACAAGGCGAAGATGGTCGTCTCCGGCACCGTCGACGCGCCGACCATCGGCATCCTGGACGAGGCAGGGCGCGGTGTCGACCTGCGCGAGTGCGGGATCTGCGCGCCGGGCGTGCGGGCGGCGCTGCCCGTGCTGGCGGACTTCGTGACGCGCGCGCGGATCGAGCCCTACAGCGTCCCCGACCGCCGGGGCGAGCTGAAGTACGTGCTGGTGACCCTCTCCCCCGACGACGAGCTGATGGTGCGCTTCGTCGTCCGCTCGGAGGTGGCCGTCGGCCGCATCCGCGCCCTGCTGCCCGAGCTGCTGGCGGCGCTGCCGAACGCCAGGGTCGTGACCGCGAACCTCCAGCCGGAGCACAAGGCGGTCGTCGAGGGCGACCGCGAGATCGTGCTGACAGCGGAGTCGTCGCTCGTGATGCGTGTGGGCGGCATCCCGCTGCGGCTGCGCCCGCAGAGCTTCTTCCAGACCAACACCGCCGTCGCCGAAGCGCTGTACGCGCAGGTGGCCGCCTGGGTGGACGAGGTGTCGCCGGCGAGCGTGTGGGACCTGTACTGCGGCGTCGGCGGCTTCGCCCTGAACGTGGCGGCGCCGGGGCGCCGGGTCGTCGGCGTCGAGACCAGCACGGAGGCCGTGCGGAGCGCCCGCGCGACGGCTTCAGCCGCGGGCTTGCCGCTGGTGGCCTTCCGGGCGGGCGACGCGACCGGGTTCGCGCTCTCGGCGAAGACCGCGCCGGAGCTGGTGATCGTCAACCCGCCGCGGCGCGGCATCGGCGCCGAGCTCTCCGGCTGGCTCGAAGGCTCCGGCGTCCCTCACGTCGTCTACTCGAGCTGCAACCCGAAGAGCCTCGCGCACGACCTGGCGCGGATGCCGTCGTACCGGATCCGCACCGGCCGCGTCCTCGACATGTTCCCCCAGACCGGGCACCAGGAGGTCGCAGTGCTGCTCGACCGGGTCTGA
- a CDS encoding trypsin-like serine peptidase translates to MRTLTQALGAIAVTVALAAAGPVPSSAAEPRIDPHGYWSEERLRAAVPEQHTRTGAVEDLAQEADEASRAALGTVVTRTATVGRLFFRTPTGDGSCTAAVVNSASKNLVITAAHCVHPGGPGKAYYGNFLFAPGWSDGPSAHGYWSGTAARASAEWTQSKKWDHDYAFVRLAASNGEQIVSRVGANALAAGTGHVVPNTRIWGYPARAPYTGQTAQHCEVTTTRENSYTPDARAACAFNQGASGGPWLKDVQASGTGSVWAVTSRCESGPGVGDTCAGTAIYASPLPAAVFTLRDAVGSL, encoded by the coding sequence ATGCGTACGCTCACTCAGGCACTCGGCGCGATCGCCGTGACGGTCGCACTCGCGGCGGCCGGTCCCGTGCCGTCGTCGGCGGCGGAGCCGCGGATCGACCCGCACGGCTACTGGTCGGAGGAGAGGCTGCGGGCGGCCGTTCCCGAGCAGCACACCCGGACCGGGGCGGTGGAGGACCTGGCGCAGGAGGCGGACGAAGCCTCCCGCGCGGCCCTGGGCACCGTCGTCACCCGCACGGCGACCGTCGGGAGGCTGTTCTTCCGCACCCCGACCGGCGACGGGTCCTGCACCGCCGCCGTCGTGAACAGCGCGTCGAAGAACCTGGTCATCACCGCGGCGCACTGCGTGCATCCGGGCGGACCGGGGAAGGCGTACTACGGGAACTTCCTGTTCGCGCCGGGCTGGAGCGACGGACCGTCGGCGCACGGCTACTGGTCGGGCACGGCGGCGCGGGCGTCCGCCGAGTGGACGCAGAGCAAGAAGTGGGACCACGACTACGCGTTCGTCCGGCTCGCCGCGAGCAACGGCGAGCAGATCGTGAGCCGGGTGGGCGCCAACGCCCTCGCGGCCGGGACGGGGCACGTCGTGCCGAACACGAGGATCTGGGGCTACCCGGCGCGAGCGCCGTACACCGGGCAGACCGCCCAGCACTGCGAGGTCACCACGACCCGGGAGAACAGCTACACGCCCGACGCGCGTGCGGCCTGCGCCTTCAACCAGGGCGCGAGCGGAGGCCCCTGGCTGAAGGATGTGCAGGCGTCGGGGACCGGCTCCGTCTGGGCGGTGACGTCCCGGTGCGAGAGCGGGCCGGGCGTCGGCGACACGTGCGCGGGGACGGCGATCTACGCGTCGCCGCTGCCCGCGGCCGTCTTCACCCTCCGGGACGCGGTCGGCAGTCTCTGA
- a CDS encoding LmeA family phospholipid-binding protein has product MSDQRDQPTEVLAGEQPAGAATVPPRRRRPRWLKTVLWIVIPVVVVVLLLVVADAVTRAVAEQRVATEIEKNLPDTVKADVTVHIGGFSVLAQFLEGSFSDVDLVAPHATVNGAPLSAAIHATGVPTDFSKPIQSATGTLSISQDSLNKLVTIPGAKGDITLGDGVLGYDGTIDLLGLPVDYTVSATAKANGSTVLLTPGKASVSAGAGNVSITKLIQALTASGPFPLCAAQYLPDGVQVSDIRVTPNRATVTLTASNFVMDEKFLHSKGSCS; this is encoded by the coding sequence ATGAGCGACCAGCGCGATCAGCCCACCGAGGTCCTGGCCGGCGAGCAGCCGGCGGGAGCCGCCACTGTGCCTCCGCGCCGCCGCCGGCCGCGCTGGCTGAAGACCGTGCTCTGGATCGTGATCCCGGTCGTTGTCGTCGTCCTCCTGCTGGTGGTCGCCGACGCCGTGACGCGCGCGGTCGCGGAGCAGCGGGTGGCGACCGAGATCGAGAAGAACCTGCCGGACACGGTGAAGGCCGACGTCACCGTGCACATCGGCGGCTTTTCCGTGCTCGCGCAGTTTCTGGAGGGCAGCTTCTCGGACGTAGACCTGGTGGCGCCGCACGCGACCGTCAACGGCGCCCCGCTGAGCGCGGCCATTCACGCCACAGGAGTGCCGACGGACTTCAGCAAGCCGATCCAGTCGGCCACGGGCACGCTGAGCATCTCGCAGGACTCGTTGAACAAGCTCGTCACCATCCCCGGCGCCAAGGGCGACATCACCCTGGGCGACGGGGTGCTCGGCTACGACGGCACGATCGACCTGCTCGGCCTCCCGGTCGACTACACGGTGAGCGCGACCGCCAAGGCGAACGGGAGCACCGTCCTGCTCACGCCCGGCAAGGCCAGCGTCTCGGCCGGGGCGGGCAACGTCAGCATCACGAAGCTGATCCAGGCGCTCACCGCGTCGGGTCCGTTCCCGCTGTGCGCGGCCCAGTACCTCCCCGACGGGGTGCAGGTCAGCGACATCCGCGTCACGCCGAATCGCGCCACCGTCACGCTCACCGCCTCGAACTTCGTGATGGACGAGAAGTTCCTGCACAGCAAGGGGAGCTGCTCGTAA
- a CDS encoding DeoR/GlpR family DNA-binding transcription regulator, with protein sequence MYATERQELIERLLLEEGRVAVVELAERFGVTTETVRRDLDALETAGALRRVHGGAVALERVSTAEASVFERTGLRADTKQRIAARALDVLGDGFRGSLYLDAGTTTAAVAQLLPARLSATGGEAEVVTHSLTLAPALAAADRVALTVVGGRIRGVTAAAVGAATVRSIQSLRPDIVFVGVNGVSAGFGLSTPDPEEAAVKEAIVRAARRVVVVADSTKFQQESLVSFAALDAVDVLVTDRAPDGELADALAASGVEVVQA encoded by the coding sequence GTGTATGCAACGGAGCGTCAAGAGCTGATCGAGCGGCTGCTGCTCGAGGAGGGCCGCGTCGCCGTGGTCGAGCTCGCCGAGCGGTTCGGGGTGACCACCGAGACCGTCCGCCGCGACCTCGACGCCCTGGAGACCGCCGGAGCCCTGCGCCGCGTGCACGGCGGCGCCGTCGCCCTGGAACGGGTGAGCACCGCGGAGGCCTCCGTCTTCGAACGCACCGGCCTCCGCGCCGACACCAAGCAGCGCATCGCCGCCCGCGCCCTCGACGTCCTGGGCGACGGCTTCCGCGGCTCCCTCTACCTCGACGCGGGCACGACCACGGCGGCCGTCGCCCAGCTCCTCCCCGCGCGGCTTTCCGCGACCGGGGGAGAGGCGGAGGTCGTCACCCACTCGCTCACCCTGGCTCCCGCGCTCGCCGCGGCCGACCGGGTCGCCCTCACCGTCGTGGGCGGACGGATCCGCGGGGTCACCGCCGCGGCGGTCGGCGCGGCCACGGTCCGCTCCATCCAGTCGCTGCGGCCCGACATCGTCTTCGTCGGCGTCAACGGTGTCTCCGCCGGCTTCGGCCTCAGCACGCCGGACCCGGAGGAGGCCGCCGTCAAGGAGGCCATCGTCCGGGCCGCGCGCCGGGTGGTCGTCGTCGCGGACTCCACCAAGTTCCAGCAGGAGTCGCTGGTCTCGTTCGCGGCGCTCGACGCGGTGGACGTCCTGGTCACCGACCGCGCGCCGGACGGCGAGCTCGCCGACGCGCTCGCCGCCTCCGGAGTCGAGGTCGTGCAGGCATGA
- a CDS encoding PTS fructose transporter subunit IIABC has product MSLKTITPALVSLDAGAVGDKSDVIRALAARVVAEGRADDTDALYRDAWAREQKDETGLPGGIAIPHAKSPSVTVPTLAFARLQPGVDFGAPDGPADLVFLIAAPADAAEAHLAVLSKLARSLMTEEFTAGLRAAKSPEDVVALVDEAIGEGEPKPAAAAEPVTAAASGPADADAALRIDGRPARIVAVTSCATGIAHTFMAADALTAAGTKNGVALTVEPQGSSGYQAIPQSIIDDADAVIFANDVDVREEARFAGKPVVRSTVKRGIEQPDQLIAEAVAVAGDPNGARVTASGSASTASPAATLSWGANLKRILLTGVSYMIPFVAGGGLLIAISFLPFLGGYGIALAHGSSGMNNAVYTLTHYAIWNLPPEGLGYYLGAIAFEIGSVSLGFLVPALSGYIAFAIADRPGIAPGFVAGAIAVFMNAGFLGGLIGGLLAGYAAWLIGRPAVPRWLRGLMPVVIIPLGASIIASGLMLLILGAPIAWLMTQLTAFLNGLSGAGAIFLGVILGLMMCFDLGGPVNKVAYAFAVAGLAAQTDASFHIMAAVMVAGMVPPLGMALASTVLYRRGFTQVERENGAAAWLLGLSFISEGAIPFAAADPLRVIPANLAGGAVAGALAMAFGVGSRAPHGGIFVFFAIDPVWGFLVALAAGTLVTAVLVVGLKRFAAPRVAKPAPAEAEQPVPATVAA; this is encoded by the coding sequence ATGTCACTGAAGACAATCACCCCAGCCCTCGTCAGCCTCGACGCCGGCGCGGTCGGCGACAAGAGCGACGTCATCCGCGCCCTCGCAGCCCGCGTCGTCGCGGAGGGCCGCGCCGACGACACCGACGCGCTGTACCGCGACGCGTGGGCCCGCGAGCAGAAGGACGAGACCGGCCTCCCCGGCGGCATCGCGATCCCGCACGCCAAGAGCCCGTCCGTGACAGTCCCGACGCTCGCATTCGCGCGGCTGCAGCCCGGCGTGGACTTCGGCGCGCCGGACGGTCCCGCCGACCTGGTGTTCCTGATCGCGGCCCCGGCGGACGCGGCGGAGGCCCACCTCGCCGTCCTGTCGAAGCTCGCGCGCAGCCTGATGACCGAGGAGTTCACCGCGGGTCTGCGCGCAGCGAAGTCTCCCGAGGACGTCGTGGCGCTCGTGGACGAGGCCATCGGCGAGGGGGAGCCGAAGCCGGCCGCCGCAGCGGAGCCCGTCACCGCAGCAGCCTCCGGTCCGGCCGACGCCGACGCCGCCCTCCGGATCGACGGCCGCCCCGCCCGCATCGTCGCCGTCACCTCCTGCGCGACCGGCATCGCCCACACCTTCATGGCCGCCGACGCGCTCACCGCGGCCGGCACCAAGAACGGCGTGGCCCTGACCGTCGAGCCGCAGGGCTCCAGCGGCTACCAGGCCATCCCGCAGAGCATCATCGACGACGCCGACGCCGTCATCTTCGCCAACGACGTGGATGTGCGCGAGGAGGCGCGCTTCGCCGGCAAGCCCGTCGTGCGCTCCACCGTCAAGCGCGGCATCGAGCAGCCCGACCAGCTCATCGCCGAGGCGGTCGCCGTCGCGGGAGACCCGAACGGTGCGCGCGTCACGGCGTCCGGCTCCGCATCGACAGCCTCCCCGGCGGCGACGCTGTCCTGGGGCGCCAACCTCAAGCGCATCCTGCTCACCGGTGTCAGCTACATGATCCCGTTCGTCGCCGGCGGCGGCCTGCTCATCGCGATCAGCTTCCTGCCGTTCCTGGGCGGCTACGGGATCGCGCTCGCCCACGGCAGCTCCGGCATGAACAACGCCGTGTACACGCTGACCCACTACGCGATCTGGAACCTTCCGCCGGAAGGCCTCGGCTATTACCTCGGCGCGATCGCGTTCGAGATCGGCAGCGTGAGCCTCGGCTTCCTCGTCCCTGCCCTGTCCGGCTATATCGCGTTCGCGATCGCAGACCGGCCGGGCATCGCACCGGGCTTCGTCGCCGGAGCGATCGCGGTGTTCATGAACGCGGGCTTCCTCGGCGGCCTGATCGGCGGCCTGCTGGCCGGCTACGCCGCGTGGCTGATCGGCCGCCCGGCCGTGCCGCGCTGGCTGCGCGGCTTGATGCCGGTCGTGATCATCCCGCTCGGCGCCTCGATCATCGCCTCGGGCCTGATGCTGCTCATCCTGGGCGCCCCGATCGCCTGGCTGATGACCCAGCTCACCGCGTTCCTGAACGGACTCTCCGGAGCCGGCGCGATCTTCCTCGGCGTCATCCTCGGCCTGATGATGTGCTTCGACCTCGGTGGCCCCGTCAACAAGGTGGCCTACGCGTTCGCGGTCGCCGGCCTCGCGGCCCAGACCGACGCCAGCTTCCACATCATGGCCGCGGTCATGGTCGCCGGGATGGTGCCGCCGCTCGGCATGGCGCTGGCCTCGACCGTGCTCTACCGCCGCGGATTCACCCAGGTGGAGCGGGAGAACGGCGCGGCCGCCTGGCTGCTGGGCCTGTCCTTCATCTCCGAGGGCGCGATCCCGTTCGCCGCGGCCGACCCGCTGCGAGTCATCCCGGCCAACCTCGCGGGCGGCGCCGTCGCCGGAGCCCTGGCCATGGCCTTCGGGGTCGGATCGCGCGCTCCGCACGGCGGGATCTTCGTGTTCTTCGCGATCGACCCGGTCTGGGGCTTCCTCGTGGCGCTCGCGGCCGGGACCCTCGTCACCGCCGTCCTCGTCGTCGGGCTGAAGCGGTTCGCGGCGCCCCGCGTCGCGAAGCCCGCCCCGGCGGAGGCCGAGCAGCCCGTCCCGGCGACCGTCGCCGCCTGA
- the lysA gene encoding diaminopimelate decarboxylase, producing the protein MASNPLAPPWLTEPGDANALVPGLWSRTVHREEGGIVVGGVPVAELAERFGTPLYVVDESEARERAVEVRSALQRAFAEVGSSARVYYAGKAFLSIEIARWMTEAGLNIDVCSGGELAVALAAGVPAERLGFHGNNKSLAEIDRAVAAGVGAIIIDSLQEVDRVAEAAERHGVVQRVRLRVNSGVHAHTHAFLATAHEDQKFGIALAEAADAVARIRSHAWLAFLGLHCHIGSQIFGADGFAESAARLLAVHKELLAGGDVPELNLGGGFGIAYTAADDPAPIDLLARSIAETVAAGCEDLDIPIPAVAFEPGRSIIGAAGLTLYTVGTTKDVTVAAQDDGETAVRRYVSVDGGMSDNARPALYGADYSARIAGRESAAASVLVRVAGKHCESGDIVVDAEYLPGDVAPGDLLAVPATGAYCWSLASNYNYLGRPPVVAVKDGAARVIVRGETEADLLARDAAYEDGSTRR; encoded by the coding sequence ATGGCATCGAATCCGCTCGCACCCCCGTGGCTGACCGAGCCGGGTGACGCGAACGCGCTGGTCCCCGGTCTCTGGTCGCGCACCGTCCACCGCGAGGAGGGCGGCATCGTCGTCGGCGGCGTCCCCGTCGCCGAGCTGGCCGAGCGCTTCGGCACGCCGCTCTACGTCGTCGACGAGTCCGAGGCGCGCGAGCGCGCGGTCGAGGTCCGCTCGGCGTTGCAGCGCGCGTTCGCCGAGGTCGGCTCGTCGGCCCGGGTCTACTACGCGGGAAAGGCGTTCCTCTCGATCGAGATCGCCCGGTGGATGACGGAGGCCGGACTCAACATCGACGTCTGCTCGGGAGGCGAGCTCGCCGTCGCCCTCGCGGCGGGTGTGCCGGCGGAACGGCTCGGGTTCCACGGCAACAACAAGTCGCTCGCCGAGATCGACCGCGCCGTCGCGGCCGGCGTCGGCGCCATCATCATCGACAGCCTCCAGGAGGTCGACCGCGTCGCCGAGGCTGCCGAGCGCCACGGCGTCGTCCAGCGCGTGCGGCTGCGGGTGAACAGCGGGGTGCACGCGCACACGCACGCCTTCCTGGCCACAGCGCACGAGGACCAGAAGTTCGGCATCGCCCTGGCCGAGGCGGCGGACGCCGTCGCGCGCATCCGATCGCACGCGTGGCTCGCCTTCCTCGGCCTGCACTGCCACATCGGCTCGCAGATCTTCGGGGCGGACGGCTTCGCCGAGTCCGCCGCGCGCCTGCTCGCCGTGCACAAGGAACTGCTGGCCGGCGGCGACGTCCCCGAGCTGAACCTGGGCGGCGGCTTCGGCATCGCGTACACCGCCGCCGACGACCCGGCGCCGATCGACCTGCTCGCCCGGAGCATCGCGGAGACCGTGGCAGCCGGCTGCGAAGACCTGGACATCCCGATCCCCGCCGTCGCGTTCGAGCCGGGCCGGTCGATCATCGGCGCAGCGGGCCTCACCCTCTACACGGTCGGCACGACCAAGGACGTCACGGTCGCTGCGCAGGACGACGGCGAGACCGCGGTGCGCCGCTACGTGAGCGTGGACGGCGGGATGAGCGACAACGCCCGCCCGGCCCTCTACGGCGCCGACTACTCCGCCAGGATCGCCGGCCGGGAGTCCGCCGCCGCATCCGTGCTCGTCCGGGTCGCGGGCAAGCACTGCGAGAGCGGCGACATCGTCGTGGACGCCGAGTACCTGCCCGGCGACGTCGCCCCCGGCGACCTCCTCGCCGTGCCCGCGACGGGTGCCTACTGCTGGTCGCTGGCCAGCAACTACAACTACCTCGGCCGCCCGCCGGTGGTCGCCGTGAAGGACGGCGCGGCCCGCGTCATCGTGCGCGGCGAGACCGAGGCGGACCTGCTGGCACGCGACGCCGCGTACGAAGACGGGAGCACCCGCCGATGA
- a CDS encoding iron ABC transporter ATP-binding protein produces the protein MQQHTARTLAALAIAAAAVTLVGCTPSAKPNATASSSAHAGGSKADPAATPTPTPTSTVPPTPVTLTCAQVVTPDQVYAYNPNFTTDPGYAPGDGTLEKQVADWKGVTCAWKNQTSGDVVQIAVAMPPSDKLEGLKNTAITVAQPVPTYGTPPQVEGYFKPGTAGQVQIFRGTYWVVAESTAFFEPGDAAPLMQSVLGNLPAS, from the coding sequence ATGCAGCAGCACACAGCACGGACCCTCGCCGCCCTCGCGATCGCCGCAGCCGCCGTCACGCTCGTGGGCTGCACGCCGTCCGCGAAGCCGAACGCGACGGCCTCCTCGTCCGCGCACGCGGGCGGATCGAAGGCCGACCCCGCCGCGACGCCCACGCCGACCCCGACGTCCACGGTGCCTCCGACGCCGGTCACGCTGACCTGCGCCCAGGTCGTGACCCCCGACCAGGTCTACGCGTACAACCCGAACTTCACGACCGATCCCGGCTACGCGCCGGGCGACGGGACGCTGGAGAAGCAGGTCGCGGACTGGAAGGGCGTCACCTGCGCCTGGAAGAACCAGACCAGCGGCGACGTCGTCCAGATCGCCGTGGCGATGCCGCCGTCGGACAAGCTGGAGGGTCTGAAGAACACCGCCATCACGGTGGCCCAGCCGGTTCCCACCTACGGCACGCCGCCGCAGGTGGAGGGCTACTTCAAGCCGGGCACCGCCGGCCAGGTGCAGATCTTCCGCGGCACGTACTGGGTGGTCGCGGAGTCGACCGCGTTCTTCGAGCCGGGCGACGCCGCGCCGCTGATGCAGAGCGTGCTGGGCAACCTGCCCGCGAGCTGA
- a CDS encoding 1-phosphofructokinase: MIVTLTANPSLDRAVTLSATLRPGEVQSAASSREDAGGKGINVARVVAASGVPALAVLPLAADDPFGVVLRTAGVPVRTVAIHGHARANLTITDPAGVTTKLNLPGAALDAGDAAALVEAVVEACAGARWLVLAGSLPPGAGDDFYVTVIRAVRERWAEAAPLIAVDTSGEALRAAVFDGHPDLIKPNEDELAELTGSPFTSGELGESGELPTAVLAVARTLVPEQAGAALVTLGALGSVLVTADGGFVADAPRIRVRSTVGAGDSALAGYLLADVAGATPSERLVHAIRYGSAAASLPGTQAPRPADLPTGDLKVAALHP; this comes from the coding sequence ATGATCGTCACCCTGACCGCCAACCCGTCCCTCGACCGGGCCGTCACGCTGAGCGCAACGCTGCGCCCGGGCGAGGTCCAGTCCGCGGCGTCGTCGCGCGAGGACGCCGGTGGCAAGGGCATCAACGTGGCGCGCGTCGTCGCGGCCTCCGGTGTGCCCGCGCTCGCGGTGCTGCCGCTGGCGGCCGACGACCCGTTCGGCGTCGTGCTCCGCACGGCCGGGGTGCCGGTGCGCACGGTCGCCATCCACGGCCACGCGCGCGCCAACCTGACCATCACCGACCCGGCCGGCGTCACCACCAAGCTGAACCTCCCCGGCGCCGCCCTCGACGCGGGCGACGCCGCCGCACTGGTGGAGGCCGTCGTCGAGGCCTGCGCCGGCGCCAGGTGGCTCGTGCTCGCCGGGTCGCTCCCGCCCGGGGCCGGCGACGACTTCTACGTGACGGTGATCCGCGCCGTGCGCGAGCGCTGGGCGGAGGCCGCGCCGCTGATCGCGGTGGACACGTCGGGGGAGGCCCTGCGGGCCGCGGTCTTCGACGGTCACCCCGACCTCATCAAGCCCAACGAGGACGAGCTCGCCGAGCTCACCGGCTCCCCATTCACGTCCGGGGAGCTCGGCGAGTCCGGCGAGCTGCCGACGGCGGTCCTCGCCGTCGCCCGCACGCTCGTCCCCGAGCAGGCCGGCGCCGCGCTGGTCACGCTCGGCGCCCTCGGCTCCGTCCTCGTGACCGCCGACGGCGGTTTCGTGGCCGACGCCCCGCGCATCCGCGTGCGGAGCACCGTCGGCGCAGGCGACAGCGCGCTGGCCGGCTACCTGCTGGCCGACGTCGCAGGAGCCACCCCCTCCGAGCGGCTCGTCCACGCGATCCGCTACGGCTCGGCCGCGGCCTCGCTGCCCGGCACCCAGGCGCCCCGACCGGCCGACCTGCCCACCGGCGACCTCAAGGTCGCCGCACTCCACCCCTGA